A genomic window from Synechococcus sp. CBW1107 includes:
- the groL gene encoding chaperonin GroEL (60 kDa chaperone family; promotes refolding of misfolded polypeptides especially under stressful conditions; forms two stacked rings of heptamers to form a barrel-shaped 14mer; ends can be capped by GroES; misfolded proteins enter the barrel where they are refolded when GroES binds): protein MAKLISFSDASRGSLERGVNALADAVRVTIGPKGRNVVLEKSFGAPDIVNDGVTIAKEISLEDPFENVGARLIQQVASKTKDQAGDGTTTATVLAQALVHEGLRNVAAGANPVGLRRGMEKAAARVVKSIASLAQPVAGDAIRQVATVSSGGDEEVGRMVAEAMDTVSTDGVITVEESRSLSTELEVTEGMAFDRGYSSPYFVTDGDRQVCEYDNALLLVTDRKISSLNDLVPVLEAVARAGSPLVILAEEVSGEALATLVVNKNRGVLQVAAVRAPGFGDRRKAMLEDIAILTGATLISEDRAMTLEKVALGDLGRMRRITISKDTTTIVGTEDHSAAVADRVASIRRELDATDSEYDREKLNERLAKLAGGVAVIKVGAPTETELRNRKLRIEDALNATRAAVEEGIVAGGGFTLLQLATGLDGLIADLSGDERTGAEIVQRSLAAPARQIANNAGANGSVVVAEAQRLGKGYNAVSGTYDDMVAVGILDAAKVVRLALQDAVSIAAMLITTEVVITDKPEPPAPAGAGMDGMGGMGGMGGMGGMGGMGMPGMM from the coding sequence ATGGCCAAGCTGATCAGTTTTTCCGACGCCTCCAGGGGATCGCTCGAGCGTGGGGTGAATGCCCTGGCGGATGCCGTACGGGTCACGATCGGACCGAAGGGCCGCAACGTGGTGCTGGAGAAGTCCTTCGGAGCCCCCGACATCGTCAATGACGGGGTGACGATCGCCAAGGAAATCAGCCTGGAGGATCCCTTCGAGAATGTGGGGGCCCGGCTGATCCAGCAGGTGGCCTCCAAGACCAAGGACCAGGCCGGCGACGGCACCACCACCGCCACGGTGCTCGCCCAGGCACTGGTGCACGAGGGACTGCGCAACGTGGCCGCCGGCGCCAACCCTGTGGGGCTGCGCCGCGGCATGGAGAAGGCGGCGGCACGGGTGGTGAAGAGCATCGCCTCCCTGGCCCAGCCCGTTGCCGGCGACGCCATCCGTCAGGTGGCCACGGTGAGTTCCGGAGGTGATGAGGAAGTGGGCCGGATGGTGGCCGAGGCCATGGACACGGTGAGCACCGACGGGGTGATCACCGTGGAGGAATCCCGCTCCCTCTCCACCGAGCTGGAGGTCACCGAGGGCATGGCCTTCGATCGTGGCTACTCCTCCCCCTACTTCGTCACCGATGGCGACCGCCAGGTGTGCGAGTACGACAACGCCCTGCTGCTGGTGACCGATCGCAAGATCAGCAGCCTCAACGATCTGGTTCCGGTTCTGGAGGCCGTCGCCCGGGCCGGCTCACCCCTGGTGATCCTGGCGGAGGAGGTCTCCGGCGAGGCGCTCGCCACCCTGGTGGTCAACAAGAACCGGGGGGTACTCCAGGTGGCGGCCGTGCGCGCGCCCGGCTTCGGTGACCGCCGCAAGGCCATGCTCGAGGACATCGCCATCCTCACCGGCGCCACCCTGATCAGCGAAGACCGGGCCATGACCCTTGAGAAAGTGGCTCTGGGTGATCTCGGCCGCATGCGCAGGATCACGATCAGCAAGGACACCACGACCATCGTGGGCACCGAGGATCACAGCGCCGCCGTGGCCGACCGCGTCGCCTCGATCCGCCGAGAGCTGGACGCCACCGACTCCGAGTACGACCGCGAAAAGCTGAACGAGCGCCTGGCCAAGCTGGCCGGCGGCGTAGCCGTGATCAAGGTGGGAGCCCCGACCGAAACCGAGCTGCGCAACCGCAAGCTGCGCATTGAGGACGCCCTCAATGCCACCCGTGCGGCGGTGGAGGAGGGCATCGTGGCGGGCGGCGGATTCACGCTGCTGCAGCTGGCCACGGGACTCGACGGGTTGATCGCCGACCTGAGCGGGGATGAGCGCACCGGCGCTGAGATCGTGCAGCGGTCCCTGGCGGCACCGGCCCGACAGATCGCCAACAATGCCGGTGCCAACGGCTCGGTGGTGGTCGCCGAGGCCCAGCGCCTGGGCAAGGGCTACAACGCCGTCAGTGGCACCTACGACGACATGGTGGCCGTCGGCATCCTCGATGCCGCCAAGGTTGTGCGCCTGGCCCTGCAGGACGCCGTCTCGATCGCGGCCATGCTGATCACCACCGAAGTGGTGATCACCGACAAACCGGAACCACCCGCCCCGGCCGGTGCCGGCATGGATGGCATGGGAGGAATGGGTGGCATGGGAGGGATGGGCGGCATGGGCGGCATGGGCATGCCCGGAATGATGTGA
- the fabG gene encoding 3-oxoacyl-[acyl-carrier-protein] reductase has product MTGSAVAPLTGQVALVTGASRGIGRAIALDLAASGAEVVVNYAASADAAEAVVEAITATGGLAWSHRADVSQETEVEAMVKQVLERSGRLDVLVNNAGITRDGLLMRMKTSDWQSVIDLNLTGVFLCSRAVCRTMLKARSGRIINITSVVGLMGNPGQANYSAAKAGVIGFTRSTAAELASRGVTVNAVAPGFIASDMTKDLDVERIQAAIPLGRLGQPEDVAGVVRFLAADPAAAYMTGQVLQVDGGLVMR; this is encoded by the coding sequence ATGACCGGATCCGCTGTTGCCCCACTCACGGGCCAGGTGGCTCTGGTCACCGGAGCCAGCCGCGGCATCGGCCGGGCCATCGCCCTGGACCTGGCCGCCAGCGGAGCCGAGGTGGTCGTGAACTATGCCGCGTCCGCTGACGCTGCCGAAGCGGTGGTGGAGGCCATCACCGCCACCGGCGGCCTGGCCTGGAGTCACCGCGCCGACGTCTCCCAGGAAACGGAGGTGGAGGCGATGGTCAAGCAGGTGCTGGAGCGCAGCGGCCGGCTCGACGTGCTTGTGAACAACGCCGGCATCACCCGTGACGGGCTGCTGATGCGCATGAAGACCTCGGACTGGCAGAGCGTGATCGACCTCAACCTGACCGGCGTCTTCCTCTGCAGCCGTGCTGTCTGCCGCACGATGCTCAAGGCCCGCAGCGGCCGGATCATCAACATCACGTCGGTGGTGGGGCTGATGGGAAACCCCGGCCAGGCCAACTACAGCGCCGCCAAGGCCGGTGTGATCGGCTTCACCCGCAGCACCGCCGCCGAGCTGGCCAGCCGAGGAGTCACCGTCAACGCCGTGGCCCCGGGTTTCATCGCCTCCGACATGACCAAGGATCTGGACGTCGAGCGGATCCAGGCGGCCATTCCCCTGGGCCGGCTGGGTCAGCCCGAGGACGTGGCCGGTGTGGTGCGCTTTCTGGCCGCCGATCCCGCCGCCGCCTACATGACCGGCCAGGTGCTGCAGGTGGATGGCGGCCTGGTGATGCGCTGA
- a CDS encoding TrkA family potassium uptake protein — protein sequence MPPPPRRRRPRPPSTRIRQPWRSPLIALIALVNFSAAGYRFTEGWDWGDCYWMVLVILTTLGWSDGTTQPLSGAGRVVTTLSIAGGLVVVQMTIQGLLGLTDSGYFRRMRELRFRRWLLTMHDHVILCGYGRIGREIADQITAEGVPLLVVEMDQGRKEAAEEHGLPVLQADATLDETLMEAGIHHCRSLVAALPSNAANLYVVLSARGIAPRCRLIARSDSDEAARKLRLAGADQVVSPYVAGGRSMAATALRPLAVQFMDLLAGSECEVEEFQISSNGQLLGDLNGRTLAELELRRRTGALVLAVRMPAPKANNPSVYRGITSAPLPPKLIANPNGDVRLMPGQLLVVMGSKEELQRFAQLLGPALEGVEAMTN from the coding sequence ATGCCTCCACCCCCCAGGCGTCGACGCCCCAGGCCTCCCTCCACCAGGATCCGGCAGCCCTGGCGATCCCCCCTGATCGCCCTGATCGCCCTGGTGAATTTTTCGGCGGCGGGCTACCGGTTCACCGAGGGCTGGGACTGGGGCGACTGCTACTGGATGGTGCTGGTGATCCTCACCACCCTGGGCTGGAGCGACGGCACCACCCAGCCCCTCTCCGGGGCCGGCCGTGTGGTCACCACCCTCTCGATCGCGGGGGGGTTGGTGGTGGTCCAGATGACCATCCAGGGGCTGCTCGGGCTCACCGATTCCGGCTACTTCCGCCGGATGCGCGAACTCCGCTTCCGCCGCTGGCTTCTCACGATGCATGATCACGTGATTCTCTGCGGCTATGGCCGGATCGGCCGGGAGATCGCCGACCAGATCACCGCCGAGGGGGTGCCGCTGCTGGTGGTCGAGATGGACCAGGGCCGCAAGGAAGCTGCGGAGGAACATGGCCTGCCGGTGCTTCAGGCCGATGCCACCCTCGATGAGACCCTGATGGAAGCGGGGATCCACCACTGCCGCAGCCTGGTGGCCGCCCTGCCCAGCAACGCCGCCAATCTCTACGTGGTGCTCAGCGCCCGTGGCATCGCGCCCCGCTGCCGCCTGATCGCCCGCTCCGACAGCGACGAGGCGGCACGAAAGCTCCGGCTGGCCGGCGCCGATCAGGTGGTGAGTCCCTATGTGGCCGGCGGGCGCAGCATGGCTGCCACGGCCCTGCGTCCCCTGGCGGTGCAGTTCATGGACCTGCTGGCCGGATCGGAGTGCGAGGTGGAGGAGTTTCAGATCAGCAGCAACGGCCAGCTGCTCGGGGATCTCAACGGCCGCACCCTGGCCGAGCTGGAACTGCGCCGGCGCACCGGTGCCCTTGTGCTGGCGGTGCGTATGCCCGCCCCGAAGGCGAACAACCCGTCCGTGTACCGCGGGATCACCAGTGCTCCCCTTCCCCCGAAACTGATCGCCAACCCCAATGGCGATGTGCGGTTGATGCCGGGCCAGTTGCTGGTGGTGATGGGCAGCAAGGAGGAACTGCAACGCTTCGCCCAGCTGCTGGGCCCCGCGCTGGAGGGAGTCGAAGCGATGACCAACTGA